Genomic DNA from Desulfomonilia bacterium:
CATCCAAATCCCTGCTTATAACGAAGCCGAGACCCTGCCGGAGGTATTGGATGATCTCCCACGGCAGTTGGAAGGTATCGAGAGCATTCAAGTTATTGTAATTGATGACGGCTCGACTGATAACACTGCACAAGTGGCGCTGGAACACGGCGCCGATTTCGT
This window encodes:
- a CDS encoding glycosyltransferase, whose product is MKKLIIQIPAYNEAETLPEVLDDLPRQLEGIESIQVIVIDDGSTDNTAQVALEHGADFV